A section of the Macadamia integrifolia cultivar HAES 741 chromosome 9, SCU_Mint_v3, whole genome shotgun sequence genome encodes:
- the LOC122089637 gene encoding xyloglucan galactosyltransferase MUR3-like, translating into MSHHLSMAACNPPELMLKPTGKYQLPRLCWFLPFFTLFCLLLVYFHFVRVGNIDEFIKVEPNPFPTQSSKAPHLPPPADSYPFIRALRTVENKSDPCGGRYIYVHDLPPRFNEDILEECKSLSLWTDMCKFITNSGLGPRLEEDIKGVFSNTEMYATNQFALDVIFTNRMKQYECLTRDSSIAAAIFVPFYAGMDISRYLWGYNTSVRDASSLALVDWLVKKPEWKVMGGKDHFLVAGRVTWDFRRSTDQDSRWGNKLFTLPSAKNMSMLVVESSPWKGNDFAIPFPSYFHPSKDSLVFEWQDRMRKLERPWLFSFAGAPRPGYPKLVRGQIIEQCKKSNLCKLIECGIGQSKCHSPSTVMQMFQSSLFCLQPQGDSFTRRSAFDSILAGCIPVFFHPGSAYTQYTWHLPRNYSKYSVFIPADDIRLRNVSIEERLLQISPEQVKMMREEVISLIPRLTYADPRSKLETLKDAFDVAVQAVIDKVTKLRKDIIEGHEDLNFNEEISWKYALLEDGESGVRPHEWDLFFSNGDSDGSSSQP; encoded by the coding sequence ATGAGTCACCACTTGTCCATGGCAGCGTGCAATCCTCCAGAGCTAATGCTTAAGCCTACAGGAAAGTATCAACTGCCTCGTCTCTGTTGGTTTCTACCTTTTTTTACGTTGTTCTGTTTGTTACTTGTTTACTTTCATTTTGTTAGAGTTGGTAACATAGATGAGTTCATAAAAGTAGAGCCTAATCCATTCCCAACTCAGTCATCCAAGGCACCTCATCTACCACCGCCGGCGGACAGTTATCCGTTTATTCGGGCTTTGAGAACAGTAGAGAACAAGAGTGATCCTTGTGGGGGAAGGTACATCTATGTCCATGACCTTCCTCCACGGTTCAATGAAGATATACTCGAAGAGTGCAAGTCTCTCAGCCTCTGGACTGATATGTGCAAGTTCATCACCAATTCTGGGCTTGGCCCCCGACTGGAGGAAGATATCAAAGGGGTTTTCTCCAATACTGAAATGTATGCAACCAACCAGTTTGCTCTGGATGTGATCTTCACCAACAGAATGAAGCAGTATGAATGCTTGACGCGAGATTCTTCAATTGCCGCCGCCATTTTTGTTCCATTCTATGCTGGAATGGATATTTCCCGCTACCTTTGGGGTTATAACACCTCTGTTAGGGATGCATCATCTCTAGCTTTGGTGGATTGGCTTGTCAAGAAACCAGAGTGGAAGGTCATGGGTGGTAAGGATCATTTCCTTGTTGCTGGTAGAGTAACTTGGGATTTTAGAAGATCAACCGATCAAGATTCTAGGTGGGGTAACAAGCTTTTTACTCTTCCATCTGCTAAGAACATGTCAATGCTCGTGGTTGAATCGAGCCCGTGGAAAGGGAATGATTTCGCTATACCATTTCCTTCTTACTTTCATCCATCGAAGGATTCACTTGTGTTTGAATGGCAGGATCGGATGAGGAAATTGGAAAGACCATGGCTTTTCTCATTTGCAGGAGCTCCAAGACCTGGGTATCCCAAATTAGTTAGAGGACAGATCATTGAGCAATGCAAGAAATCCAATCTCTGTAAGTTAATAGAATGTGGAATTGGGCAGAGTAAGTGTCATTCTCCAAGCACTGTAATGCAAATGTTTCAGAGTTCTCTGTTTTGCCTTCAACCTCAAGGTGATTCATTTACAAGAAGATCAGcttttgattcaattttggctGGTTGTATACCTGTGTTCTTCCATCCTGGTTCAGCTTACACACAGTACACTTGGCATCTTCCAAGGAATTATTCAAAATACTCTGTTTTCATTCCAGCTGATGATATTCGTTTAAGAAACGTTAGTATAGAGGAAAGGCTTCTGCAAATTTCTCCAGAGCAGGTGAAGATGATGAGGGAAGAGGTTATAAGTCTCATACCAAGGTTGACGTATGCAGATCCAAGGTCTAAATTGGAGACTCTTAAAGATGCATTTGATGTAGCTGTGCAAGCTGTTATAGACAAAGTTACTAAGTTGAGAAAGGATATCATTGAAGGTCATGAAGATCTTAACTTCAATGAGGAGATTTCTTGGAAATATGCTTTGTTAGAGGATGGAGAAAGTGGGGTAAGGCCTCATGAATGGgatcttttcttttcaaatgggGATTCAGATGGTTCATCTAGTCAACCCTGA